The proteins below are encoded in one region of Drosophila santomea strain STO CAGO 1482 chromosome 2R, Prin_Dsan_1.1, whole genome shotgun sequence:
- the LOC120444526 gene encoding meiosis regulator and mRNA stability factor 1 isoform X2, translated as MGERFYRCWPCDRNGKGENLFYVMENSEPMLHQQLPTLSPTTALYSNFNKPSEAGAAEGPRFNKTGSHVHSPHLNLFQYVRTMSNTTFNSRNRYIPYYNNRSYTTSATALSMSSTPLINSHTQIKEQQCAASYQTIVPLYQTTNHCAQQQTKLPLVTPFLDNSFAESNTCSMADIASRNIQINTIPTNVLLPCSRPTTTAVAIQRSASEEGGDKEGHSSAKITEMSDLVTLQITNLDYSLDESHLRSFLLNQLKPITPVVSLLFEGSSYAKVTVPDLYFAKQVVSNLHRKKIGHKRMLVSYTRDSSLTEVNTLRCQVAGLLKDVPFNTLPMYKFRELFQSRFKTSISVLDLYKMQDICNINSDNNEEKFISLNPELVNTLDISPLMEGLQHSVPYCSIHFKKEQHKGWAEQEIEPLPNVFMSISEIQKLIYPLLKVHTGDIPVATLLHCIKEVLNVSIMANENGVNLEHLICCVQGIQVRANNFGIKILGWLEINKEMQSGTFNASSCSLTASDRMNCGSYFKNAVADPLFQISREVIELLKMSPKSTMKFNRFIPAYHNHFGKQCRVADYGYTKLIELFEALSNVVQIMGDGENRQITLTHRIQIRRFTSDLLRVLRVNGNNSVLLSQLPLVFTQTQNKTFDITDYGVCDLIDILDGLVSSNIVTLGTVQNGKDILISMPKRKQTNSEMEKTCVFAGEMIELFQNALQYTISFQKFVRSYHYHFAYQCRLSDYGFLKLADLLDAINGLVEMELTTDEDKKIVLSPKMARRVFSEQCENLIRNATGNPSHCMKLDQVLIMHKKKYGYQIKPKTLGVSDMAMAVELMPYVELKKKEQTIWIICHNNDLEFRFLCYRVCKYVIERDPYVPALTNVRGEVKIPQSQQFLKAIHKSTLVRDFNAEHKDQLSESALLAMQHAIEIYNDGGIQCIRLTRFMRFLIAIVRMLEQRPSMYLYEIKNGLNCGLGTTFEFGFPNLYSVITAHKELFRINNGPTQERSEVFISTNCELRQSSFGKDQYMLESQNQPYYKNQAQRSFHSHFGEYNGLPISQPTQKRSATFNNYSTFQTFHADSDLLNLPENRFPSRTISSLPNSFGSALDSGSLSNSYSNKENSMKSLQLFNSSFNSSSELNVTLGAGDLTNISAETTIPADTSYDQQSELWRRRQKNLNHRNSSNFPKLDNGNDGPYVMGNCIALGSIYEPTKYGAQTKEKLPFWIDPIWSKGSEQLSHDILNIRIPKAKTTKPFSTILSPYTISKNENLKRQLFNFDNHDRKIA; from the exons ATGCTGGCCGTGTGATAGAAACGGAAAAGGCGAAAACTTATTTTACGTAATGGAGAATTCCGAGCCCATGCTTCATCAACAGCTACCAACATTATCGCCGACCACCGCCCTATACTCGAACTTTAATAAACCTTCggaagcaggagcagcagaaggaCCACGTTTTAATAAAACTGGGTCACACGTCCATAGCCC CCACCTGAATCTGTTCCAATATGTTCGTACCATGTCGAACACCACGTTCAACAGCCGCAACCGATATATTCCGTACTATAACAATCGTTCCTACACCACTTCGGCAACTGCTCTCTCTATGTCGAGTACTCCCCTGATCAACAGCCATACGCAGATCAAAGAGCAACAATGTGCAGCGTCTTATCAAACGATTGTTCCGCTTTATCAGACCACAAACCACTGTGCGCAGCAACAGACAAAATTGCCATTGGTGACTCCATTCCTAGACAATTCATTCGCTGAAAGCAACACTTGCTCCATGGCCGACATTGCCTCTCGCAACATTCAAATTAATACGATTCCGACTAATGTATTGTTGCCTTGCTCCAGGCCTACAACAACCGCGGTGGCCATCCAAAGGTCAGCCAGCGAAGAAGGTGGAGATAAGGAAGGTCATTCTTCTGCCAAGATTACAGAGATGAGCGATTTGGTAACTTTGCAGATCACCAACTTGGATTACTCGCTTGACGAATCACATCTACGCAGCTTTCTACTTAATCAGCTTAAGCCCATTACGCCTGTTGTGTCACTTCTCTTTGAGGGAAGCTCCTATGCCAAAGTCACAGTTCCTGATCTTTAC TTCGCAAAGCAGGTCGTCTCTAATTTGCATCGTAAGAAGATTGGTCACAAGCGCATGCTGGTCAGTTATACTCGCGATTCCTCCCTAACAGAGGTCAACACACTACGCTGTCAGGTCGCAGGACTTCTAAAG GATGTCCCGTTCAACACCCTCCCAATGTATAAGTTCAGAGAACTCTTTCAGTCGCGCTTTAAAACCTCAATCAGTGTTTTAGATTTATACAAAATGCAAGACATATGTAACATTAACTCGGACAACAATGAGGAAAAGTTTATCAGCTTAAATCCTGAATTGGTAAACACACTCGATATATCCCCCTTAATGGAAGGACTCCAACATAGTGTTCCTTACTGCagtattcattttaaaaaggaACAGCACAAAGGATGGGCCGAGCAGGAAATCGAGCCACTACCGAATGTCTTCATGAGCATTTCGGAAATtcagaaattaatttatcCACTCCTCAAGGTACATACGGGCGACATTCCAGTGGCTACCCTTCTTCACTGCATCAAAGAAGTGCTTAATGTATCAATAATGGCCAATGAAAATGGCGTCAACTTGGAGCATTTGATCTGCTGTGTGCAGGGAATTCAAGTTCGGGCAAACAATTTTGGCATTAAAATTCTTGGATGGTtagaaataaacaaagaaatgCAATCAGGAACTTTTAATGCCAGTTCATGTAGCCTAACTGCCAGTGATCGCATGAATTGTGGAAGTTATTTCAAAAACGCAGTTGCCGATCCGCTTTTCCAAATTTCCCGCGAAGTTATAGAGCTGTTAAAGATGTCACCAAAATCAACTATGAAATTCAACCGTTTTATTCCAGCCTATCACAATCACTTCGGAAAGCAATGTCGAGTTGCAGACTATGGCTATACAAAATTAATCGAATTGTTTGAGGCATTGTCAAACGTTGTTCAAATTATGGGAGACGGTGAAAATCGTCAAATTACGCTTACCCACCGTATTCAAATACGCAGGTTTACATCAGACTTATTGCGGGTTTTACGCGTAAATGGTAACAACTCAGTTCTGCTTTCGCAGTTGCCGTTAGTTTTTACGCAGACCCAAAATAAGACATTTGACATCACTGATTATGGAGTGTGCGACCTTATAGACATTCTAGACGGCTTAGTAAGCTCCAATATCGTAACTTTAGGCACTGTACAGAACGGAAAAGATATTCTTATATCAATGCCAAAACGCAAACAGACTAAcagtgaaatggaaaaaacgTGTGTGTTCGCTGGCGAAATGATCGAGCTCTTTCAAAACGCTCTTCAGTACACAATTTCATTTCAGAAGTTTGTACGCTCCTATCATTATCACTTTGCATACCAATGTCGTTTAAGTGACTACGGCTTTCTAAAACTGGCCGATCTTTTAGATGCAATTAATGGTTTAGTGGAAATGGAGTTGACAACTGATGAGGACAAGAAAATTGTTCTCTCGCCAAAAATGGCTAGAAGAGTTTTCTCTGAACAATGTGAGAACCTAATTCGCAATGCAACAGGAAACCCATCGCACTGTATGAAGCTAGATCAGGTGCTCATAATGCACAAAAAGAAATATGGCTACCAAATTAAACCGAAAACTTTAGGGGTTTCGGATATGGCTATGGCAGTTGAGCTGATGCCTTACGTcgagctgaaaaaaaaagagcagaCCATTTGGATCATTTGCCACAATAACGATCTTGAGTTTCGTTTTCTTTGCTACAGGGTGTGTAAGTATGTCATTGAGAGGGATCCTTACGTACCAGCTTTAACAAACGTTAGAGGGGAAGTTAAGATACCTCAATCtcaacaatttttaaaagcgATTCACAAAAGCACATTAGTTAGAGATTTCAATGCTGAACATAAGGACCAGCTGTCAGAGTCAGCTCTTTTAGCCATGCAACATGCTATTGAg ATATACAATGATGGTGGCATACAGTGCATTCGTCTAACCCGTTTCATGAggtttttaattgccattgTACGTATGCTTGAACAGCGACCAAGCATGTATCTGTATGAGATCAAGAATGGTTTAAACTGTGGCCTTGGCACCACTTTTGAATTTGGATTCCCAAACCTATATTCAGTGATTACAGCACATAAAGAACTATTCAGGATTAACAATGGACCAACGCAAGAAAGAAGTGAGGTTTTCATCAGTACTAACTGTGAGC TTCGACAAAGTTCCTTTGGCAAAGACCAGTACATGCTGGAATCCCAGAATCAACCATATTATAAAAATCAAGCACAACGGAGCTTTCATAGTCACTTTGGGGAGTATAATGGACTTCCAATCAGTCAGCCCACCCAGAAACGAAGCGCAACATTCAACAATTATTCTACATTCCAAACATTCCATGCCGATAGCGACCTACTTAATCTGCCAGAAAATCGTTTTCCGTCAAGAACCATCTCATCATTGCCTAATAGTTTCGGATCAGCTCTGGACAGTGGTAGTCTTTCCAATAGTTACAGCAACAAGGAAAACTCTATGAAATCTCTTCAGTTATTTAACAGTTCATTTAACTCGTCTAGCGAGCTAAATGTCACTCTAGGAGCAGGAGATCTAACAAACATATCTGCAGAAACAACTATCCCAGCCGACACTTCATATGATCAACAATCCGAACTTTGGCGTAGACGTCAAAAAAACTTGAATCACCGCAATTCATCAAATTTTCCCAAATTAGATAATGGAAATGACGGTCCTTACGTCATGGGAAATTGCATCGCACTAGGATCCATTTATGAGCCAACGAAGTATGGGGCTCAAACAAAAGAG aaattaCCCTTTTGGATTGATCCCATTTGGAGCAAAGGGTCGGAACAGCTTAGTCATGACATACTTAACATTCGAATACCCAAGGCCAAAACAACTAAACCGTTTTCCACCATACTCTCACCATACACCAtttcgaaaaatgaaaatttaaagcgacaattgtttaattttgataatCACGATCGTAAAATAGCTTAA
- the LOC120444526 gene encoding meiosis regulator and mRNA stability factor 1 isoform X4, with protein sequence MGERFYRCWPCDRNGKGENLFYVMENSEPMLHQQLPTLSPTTALYSNFNKPSEAGAAEGPRFNKTGSHVHSPYVGDGQVKKTSELLSSRSHLNLFQYVRTMSNTTFNSRNRYIPYYNNRSYTTSATALSMSSTPLINSHTQIKEQQCAASYQTIVPLYQTTNHCAQQQTKLPLVTPFLDNSFAESNTCSMADIASRNIQINTIPTNVLLPCSRPTTTAVAIQRSASEEGGDKEGHSSAKITEMSDLVTLQITNLDYSLDESHLRSFLLNQLKPITPVVSLLFEGSSYAKVTVPDLYFAKQVVSNLHRKKIGHKRMLVSYTRDSSLTEVNTLRCQVAGLLKDVPFNTLPMYKFRELFQSRFKTSISVLDLYKMQDICNINSDNNEEKFISLNPELVNTLDISPLMEGLQHSVPYCSIHFKKEQHKGWAEQEIEPLPNVFMSISEIQKLIYPLLKVHTGDIPVATLLHCIKEVLNVSIMANENGVNLEHLICCVQGIQVRANNFGIKILGWLEINKEMQSGTFNASSCSLTASDRMNCGSYFKNAVADPLFQISREVIELLKMSPKSTMKFNRFIPAYHNHFGKQCRVADYGYTKLIELFEALSNVVQIMGDGENRQITLTHRIQIRRFTSDLLRVLRVNGNNSVLLSQLPLVFTQTQNKTFDITDYGVCDLIDILDGLVSSNIVTLGTVQNGKDILISMPKRKQTNSEMEKTCVFAGEMIELFQNALQYTISFQKFVRSYHYHFAYQCRLSDYGFLKLADLLDAINGLVEMELTTDEDKKIVLSPKMARRVFSEQCENLIRNATGNPSHCMKLDQVLIMHKKKYGYQIKPKTLGVSDMAMAVELMPYVELKKKEQTIWIICHNNDLEFRFLCYRVCKYVIERDPYVPALTNVRGEVKIPQSQQFLKAIHKSTLVRDFNAEHKDQLSESALLAMQHAIEIYNDGGIQCIRLTRFMRFLIAIVRMLEQRPSMYLYEIKNGLNCGLGTTFEFGFPNLYSVITAHKELFRINNGPTQERSEVFISTNCELRQSSFGKDQYMLESQNQPYYKNQAQRSFHSHFGEYNGLPISQPTQKRSATFNNYSTFQTFHADSDLLNLPENRFPSRTISSLPNSFGSALDSVI encoded by the exons ATGCTGGCCGTGTGATAGAAACGGAAAAGGCGAAAACTTATTTTACGTAATGGAGAATTCCGAGCCCATGCTTCATCAACAGCTACCAACATTATCGCCGACCACCGCCCTATACTCGAACTTTAATAAACCTTCggaagcaggagcagcagaaggaCCACGTTTTAATAAAACTGGGTCACACGTCCATAGCCCGTATGTAGGCGATGGTCAAGTGAAAAAAACTTCTGAACTCTTATCTTCTCGCAGCCACCTGAATCTGTTCCAATATGTTCGTACCATGTCGAACACCACGTTCAACAGCCGCAACCGATATATTCCGTACTATAACAATCGTTCCTACACCACTTCGGCAACTGCTCTCTCTATGTCGAGTACTCCCCTGATCAACAGCCATACGCAGATCAAAGAGCAACAATGTGCAGCGTCTTATCAAACGATTGTTCCGCTTTATCAGACCACAAACCACTGTGCGCAGCAACAGACAAAATTGCCATTGGTGACTCCATTCCTAGACAATTCATTCGCTGAAAGCAACACTTGCTCCATGGCCGACATTGCCTCTCGCAACATTCAAATTAATACGATTCCGACTAATGTATTGTTGCCTTGCTCCAGGCCTACAACAACCGCGGTGGCCATCCAAAGGTCAGCCAGCGAAGAAGGTGGAGATAAGGAAGGTCATTCTTCTGCCAAGATTACAGAGATGAGCGATTTGGTAACTTTGCAGATCACCAACTTGGATTACTCGCTTGACGAATCACATCTACGCAGCTTTCTACTTAATCAGCTTAAGCCCATTACGCCTGTTGTGTCACTTCTCTTTGAGGGAAGCTCCTATGCCAAAGTCACAGTTCCTGATCTTTAC TTCGCAAAGCAGGTCGTCTCTAATTTGCATCGTAAGAAGATTGGTCACAAGCGCATGCTGGTCAGTTATACTCGCGATTCCTCCCTAACAGAGGTCAACACACTACGCTGTCAGGTCGCAGGACTTCTAAAG GATGTCCCGTTCAACACCCTCCCAATGTATAAGTTCAGAGAACTCTTTCAGTCGCGCTTTAAAACCTCAATCAGTGTTTTAGATTTATACAAAATGCAAGACATATGTAACATTAACTCGGACAACAATGAGGAAAAGTTTATCAGCTTAAATCCTGAATTGGTAAACACACTCGATATATCCCCCTTAATGGAAGGACTCCAACATAGTGTTCCTTACTGCagtattcattttaaaaaggaACAGCACAAAGGATGGGCCGAGCAGGAAATCGAGCCACTACCGAATGTCTTCATGAGCATTTCGGAAATtcagaaattaatttatcCACTCCTCAAGGTACATACGGGCGACATTCCAGTGGCTACCCTTCTTCACTGCATCAAAGAAGTGCTTAATGTATCAATAATGGCCAATGAAAATGGCGTCAACTTGGAGCATTTGATCTGCTGTGTGCAGGGAATTCAAGTTCGGGCAAACAATTTTGGCATTAAAATTCTTGGATGGTtagaaataaacaaagaaatgCAATCAGGAACTTTTAATGCCAGTTCATGTAGCCTAACTGCCAGTGATCGCATGAATTGTGGAAGTTATTTCAAAAACGCAGTTGCCGATCCGCTTTTCCAAATTTCCCGCGAAGTTATAGAGCTGTTAAAGATGTCACCAAAATCAACTATGAAATTCAACCGTTTTATTCCAGCCTATCACAATCACTTCGGAAAGCAATGTCGAGTTGCAGACTATGGCTATACAAAATTAATCGAATTGTTTGAGGCATTGTCAAACGTTGTTCAAATTATGGGAGACGGTGAAAATCGTCAAATTACGCTTACCCACCGTATTCAAATACGCAGGTTTACATCAGACTTATTGCGGGTTTTACGCGTAAATGGTAACAACTCAGTTCTGCTTTCGCAGTTGCCGTTAGTTTTTACGCAGACCCAAAATAAGACATTTGACATCACTGATTATGGAGTGTGCGACCTTATAGACATTCTAGACGGCTTAGTAAGCTCCAATATCGTAACTTTAGGCACTGTACAGAACGGAAAAGATATTCTTATATCAATGCCAAAACGCAAACAGACTAAcagtgaaatggaaaaaacgTGTGTGTTCGCTGGCGAAATGATCGAGCTCTTTCAAAACGCTCTTCAGTACACAATTTCATTTCAGAAGTTTGTACGCTCCTATCATTATCACTTTGCATACCAATGTCGTTTAAGTGACTACGGCTTTCTAAAACTGGCCGATCTTTTAGATGCAATTAATGGTTTAGTGGAAATGGAGTTGACAACTGATGAGGACAAGAAAATTGTTCTCTCGCCAAAAATGGCTAGAAGAGTTTTCTCTGAACAATGTGAGAACCTAATTCGCAATGCAACAGGAAACCCATCGCACTGTATGAAGCTAGATCAGGTGCTCATAATGCACAAAAAGAAATATGGCTACCAAATTAAACCGAAAACTTTAGGGGTTTCGGATATGGCTATGGCAGTTGAGCTGATGCCTTACGTcgagctgaaaaaaaaagagcagaCCATTTGGATCATTTGCCACAATAACGATCTTGAGTTTCGTTTTCTTTGCTACAGGGTGTGTAAGTATGTCATTGAGAGGGATCCTTACGTACCAGCTTTAACAAACGTTAGAGGGGAAGTTAAGATACCTCAATCtcaacaatttttaaaagcgATTCACAAAAGCACATTAGTTAGAGATTTCAATGCTGAACATAAGGACCAGCTGTCAGAGTCAGCTCTTTTAGCCATGCAACATGCTATTGAg ATATACAATGATGGTGGCATACAGTGCATTCGTCTAACCCGTTTCATGAggtttttaattgccattgTACGTATGCTTGAACAGCGACCAAGCATGTATCTGTATGAGATCAAGAATGGTTTAAACTGTGGCCTTGGCACCACTTTTGAATTTGGATTCCCAAACCTATATTCAGTGATTACAGCACATAAAGAACTATTCAGGATTAACAATGGACCAACGCAAGAAAGAAGTGAGGTTTTCATCAGTACTAACTGTGAGC TTCGACAAAGTTCCTTTGGCAAAGACCAGTACATGCTGGAATCCCAGAATCAACCATATTATAAAAATCAAGCACAACGGAGCTTTCATAGTCACTTTGGGGAGTATAATGGACTTCCAATCAGTCAGCCCACCCAGAAACGAAGCGCAACATTCAACAATTATTCTACATTCCAAACATTCCATGCCGATAGCGACCTACTTAATCTGCCAGAAAATCGTTTTCCGTCAAGAACCATCTCATCATTGCCTAATAGTTTCGGATCAGCTCTGGACAGTG TTATTTAA